In the genome of Nitrospirae bacterium YQR-1, the window GGCTATAATGTGATTGTTTTGGATTTAAAAATGCCGGATATGGATGGTGTCACTGCGTTTACAATATTTAAGGAGATAGCCCCTTTAGTGGAAATCATCATATTATCAGGACTGATTGAGCCTGGTCAGGAGCTGGCACTTATAGATAAATCGGCTGCTGCTTTTCTGTATAAACCAATTGAAATCAAAGAGCTGATAAGTAAGATAAAAGAAACTATCTTAAAAAAACACTGCTAAAATGACAGAAAGGAACCGTTAATGGAAAAAACACTACAGATACTTGTTATAGATGATGAGGCCATAGCCGTAAAAAGGCTAAAGGCATATCTGGAGAAACTTAACTATTTGGTCGAGGGGTATGAGAATCCGCTGG includes:
- a CDS encoding response regulator, giving the protein MRVLLVDDEKDFVSVLSERLKLRGIEADFFYSAIEAIEAFKKDSGYNVIVLDLKMPDMDGVTAFTIFKEIAPLVEIIILSGLIEPGQELALIDKSAAAFLYKPIEIKELISKIKETILKKHC